One region of Candidatus Peribacteraceae bacterium genomic DNA includes:
- a CDS encoding polysaccharide deacetylase family protein — MRRSLVLLAVFLAFAGVVTVSAKTMQERRAERLARRLSHTAAPSRSSASSVSSVSSSLAPFINKQDISFSIPLLVYHHLRPAQPYPKTTWSWKMSVSPAVFARQMQWLEDHEYTPVDLDTFVSIARGEILGPVKPVVITFDDSHRSQYGLAYPVLKEHGFTAVFYLITKTLDAGANLTRAQVKEMSEAGMDIQSHTVNHLQLTRLGQTELDWELAESRKILRELTGKPVRHIAYPATMQNALVRERTAAAGYVTGTLMDPRRATEKDDFLRVPRIMITDETDLARVLP, encoded by the coding sequence ATGCGCCGCTCCCTGGTCCTCCTCGCCGTCTTCCTCGCGTTCGCGGGCGTCGTGACGGTTTCGGCGAAGACGATGCAAGAGAGACGGGCGGAACGACTGGCGCGCCGGTTATCCCATACCGCCGCTCCATCGCGATCGTCGGCTTCTTCGGTTTCCTCGGTTTCTTCCTCCCTTGCTCCATTCATCAACAAGCAAGACATTAGCTTCTCCATACCGCTTCTCGTTTATCATCATCTCCGTCCCGCCCAGCCCTATCCAAAGACAACCTGGAGCTGGAAGATGTCCGTTTCCCCCGCGGTGTTCGCGCGGCAGATGCAGTGGCTGGAGGACCATGAGTACACGCCGGTGGACCTGGATACGTTCGTCAGCATCGCGCGGGGGGAGATCCTCGGCCCGGTGAAGCCGGTGGTGATCACTTTCGACGACAGCCACCGCAGCCAGTACGGCCTCGCCTATCCCGTCCTCAAGGAGCACGGCTTTACGGCGGTGTTCTATCTCATCACCAAAACACTGGATGCGGGAGCCAACCTCACGCGCGCGCAGGTGAAAGAAATGAGTGAGGCAGGGATGGACATCCAGTCCCATACCGTCAACCACCTGCAGCTCACGCGGTTGGGTCAAACGGAGCTCGATTGGGAATTGGCGGAGAGCAGGAAGATCCTCCGGGAACTCACGGGCAAGCCGGTGCGGCACATCGCCTACCCCGCCACCATGCAGAACGCGTTGGTGCGGGAGCGGACGGCGGCGGCCGGCTACGTGACCGGCACGCTCATGGATCCCCGCCGCGCCACCGAGAAGGACGACTTCCTCCGTGTCCCCCGCATCATGATAACGGATGAGACGGATCTGGCGAGGGTATTGCCGTAG